In Lineus longissimus chromosome 7, tnLinLong1.2, whole genome shotgun sequence, a genomic segment contains:
- the LOC135491583 gene encoding uncharacterized protein K02A2.6-like, with amino-acid sequence MAAVHVELAAVARFEAGGSTASLAPKWRKWKKSFEIFCDAKAVINPAQKRALLLHCAGVEVQELFESLVDPGPIPAVDAAGRAVEDTADVYGKAVRTLDAHFLPKVNEPFERHVFRGITQKDEQTVDQFESKLKNQAALCNFANQDIDIRDQVIEKCRSAKLKRKLLEQTDLTLNRELEIARVQESVNSQMAALSLKSDSAGASANFVSHKHDKKKEFGNKAGRRKFQKKKYDSDSKKETDGARRGACYRCGNTGHFGKDPSCPAKGQKCSKCGGNDHFAKVCRSSKAKVNNIAVESDSGDDFAFVVNCKLQYNDDCINVTNSKFKSNTLDFDVGGVKLSMLVNSGATVNIIGEKTWKVLKKAKINCQAEVTPGRKVYTYASAKPLLVKGRFTCEIKHKSKCIQTEVLVIKGAGLSLLSSDTATALGVLRVGPEVNAVVGDRSKIDEIVQEFRSKGLFDGLGKIKGRQIELELNPEVRPVAQPVRRTPFGLRKRVESKIRELIEQDVIEPVEEPTPWVSPIVVVPKSSGDVRLCMDMRRVNEAIVRERHPIPTMDEILQGMSKSNTFSKLDLRWGYHQLELHVESRKAMTFAVSNCGLYRYKRLPFGVNAASELYQHEIHKIIQGLPGVENISDDIIVHGLDEEHDERLRQCLSALVKSGATLNWDKCLFGVNELDFFGTQLSDKGIDITSDKVAAISNARPENASEVRSFLGLVTFCARFIPKLASVADPLRRLTRKDQRFVFGKEETKSFEKLKEIIGNAETLAYFDVDAKTSVMADAGPVGLGAMLLQEQNGVKNYADTLSRLIPEKDIPAKETVHDEIEDYIRFVVIAATPKAVTTRDIEQASKEDKELSMVRECIDTGNFDECNPKLYRVISSELCKIGKLVLRGTRIVIPQKLRQRVLNLAHEGHLGVVGTKQTLRTKVWWPGMERDAEKLCKSCHGCQITGRPNPPEPIRSTQLPSEPWEDRAVDFLGPLPQGDMVLVVVDYYSRYYELEVMKTTTAEKTIRVMRNIFARHGLPMTLFSDNGPQFISDAFKEYMAECGIRHHLVTPKWPQANGEVERQNASLVKRMKLAQAEGGDWKLEVLKYVASYRAKTHPSTGKSPAELLFGRKMRTKIPEVRPGIGDDQDVRDRDSEQKGKSKLYADDRRNARESDIQLGDSVLLRRERQGKLDTPFYPQPYQVIDKSDSRVTVESPQGARYDRNTSHIKRYYSPPENNTQDVETPSFETDVELEIPEIVENPITLDKNNHEDDNNQMETPSFESRPTRERKLPSKFQDFVMG; translated from the exons ATGGCGGCTGTTCATGTTGAATTAGCGGCTGTGGCAAGGTTTGAAGCCGGCGGTTCGACCGCGAGTCTTGCGCCAAAATGGCGGAAGTGGAAGAAATCTTTCGAGATTTTTTGCGATGCAAAAGCTGTTATCAATCCGGCACAAAAGCGTGCACTGCTTCTACACTGTGCTGGTGTTGAAGTACAAGAACTGTTCGAGTCACTAGTTGATCCAGGGCCTATACCAGCTGTGGATGCGGCAGGTCGTGCCGTAGAAGATACTGCGGATGTGTACGGAAAAGCGGTACGTACGCTGGACGCACATTTTCTGCCAAAGGTCAATGAACCATTCGAACGACATGTTTTTCGTGGAATTACACAAAAGGATGAGCAAACGGTAGATCAATTTGAGTCGAAGCTGAAAAATCAGGCTGCACTGTGTAACTTTGCTAATCAAGACATAGATATAAGAGATCAGGTGATTGAAAAGTGTCGTTCAgcaaaattgaaaagaaaattgctGGAGCAAACTGACCTGACTTTGAATCGTGAGCTGGAAATCGCAAGGGTGCAGGAGTCTGTTAATTCACAGATGGCGGCGTTGTCGTTGAAATCGGACTCTGCGGGTGCGTCTGCTAATTTCGTTagccataaacatgataaaaagaaGGAGTTCGGTAATAAAGCTGGTCGCAGGAAGTTTCAGAAGAAAAAGTATGACTCTGATTCGAAAAAGGAAACTGATGGTGCACGACGTGGGGCATGCTATAGGTGCGGAAACACGGGACATTTTGGCAAGGACCCTAGTTGTCCAGCAAAAGGGCAAAAGTGTTCGAAATGTGGGGGCAATGACCATTTTGCCAAAGTGTGTAGGTCGTCAAAGGCCAAGGTCAATAATATCGCAGTTGAATCTGATTCTGGTGATGACTTTGCGTTTGTGGTAAATTGCAAGCTGCAGTACAACGATGACTGTATAAATGTTACAAACAGTAAGTTTAAGTCAAACACATTGGACTTTGATGTCGGCGGTGTGAAATTGTCAATGCTTGTAAATTCTGGGGCCACAGTGAATATCATTGGTGAGAAAACGTGGAAAGTGTTGAAAAAGGCCAAGATAAACTGTCAGGCTGAGGTTACACCGGGCCGTAAGGTGTACACGTATGCATCTGCCAAACCGTTGCTGGTGAAGGGGAGATTTACCTGTGAGATCAAGCATAAAAGTAAATGTATCCAAACTGAGGTGCTTGTAATCAAAGGTGCTGGCTTATCACTGCTGTCCAGTGATACAGCTACAGCATTGGGAGTACTTCGAGTCGGACCAGAGGTGAATGCTGTTGTCGGTGATCGATCCAAGATTGATGAGATTGTCCAGGAATTTCGCAGTAAGGGATTATTTGATGGACTTGGTAAAATTAAAGGCAGGCAGATTGAACTTGAACTCAATCCTGAGGTTAGACCTGTAGCGCAGCCTGTCAGGAGGACACCATTTGGGCTTAGGAAACGGGTCGAAAGCAAAATCCGTGAGCTGATTGAGCAGGATGTTATCGAACCTGTTGAAGAACCTACCCCATGGGTGAGTCCCATTGTAGTTGTACCAAAGTCAAGTGGTGATGTACGCCTATGCATGGACATGCGCAGGGTAAATGAGGCAATCGTGCGTGAGAGACACCCGATCCCTACTATGGATGAAATTCTACAGGGTATGTCGAAAAGCAACACGTTTTCGAAACTCGATCTTCGTTGGGGGTATCACCAATTGGAACTCCATGTTGAATCGCGCAAAGCCATGACCTTCGCGGTGAGCAATTGTGGGCTCTATCGTTACAAACGTTTGCCGTTTGGTGTTAATGCGGCTAGTGAACTTTATCAGCACGAAATTCATAAGATAATTCAGGGATTACCCGGAGTTGAGAATATATCAGATGATATCATTGTGCACGGTCTTGATGAAGAGCATGATGAAAGGTTGCGCCAATGTTTGAGTGCGTTGGTGAAAAGTGGTGCCACACTGAACTGGGACAAATGTTTATTTGGTGTGAATGAACTTGATTTCTTTGGTACACAGTTGTCTGACAAGGGAATTGACATTACCAGCGATAAAGTTGCTGCGATATCAAACGCGAGACCTGAAAACGCGAGCGAAGTCAGGAGCTTCTTAGGGCTAGTTACGTTCTGTGCTCGATTCATTCCCAAATTGGCATCTGTTGCTGACCCTCTCCGCAGGTTGACTCGGAAAGACCAACGATTTGTGTTCGGAAAGGAAGAGACTAAATCATTTGAAAAGTTGAAAGAGATCATTGGAAATGCTGAAACGCTAGCTTACTTCGATGTGGATGCTAAAACTAGTGTAATGGCTGATGCAGGACCAGTAGGTTTGGGTGCAATGTTGCTTCAGGAGCAAAACG GGGTGAAGAACTATGCAGATACACTGTCAAGGTTGATTCCTGAGAAGGACATTCCCGCTAAGGAGACAGTCCATGATGAAATTGAGGATTACATCAGATTTGTCGTGATCGCTGCAACGCCAAAAGCAGTGACAACCCGAGACATTGAGCAGGCATCGAAGGAAGACAAGGAACTGTCTATGGTTAGGGAGTGCATTGATACTGGGAACTTTGATGAATGCAATCCAAAGTTGTATAGGGTTATATCCAGTGAGCTGTGTAAGATTGGAAAGTTGGTGTTGCGGGGTACACGTATAGTCATTCCGCAAAAGCTGAGACAACGAGTTCTCAATCTCGCTCATGAAGGACATCTGGGTGTAGTAGGCACGAAGCAAACACTCAGAACCAAGGTTTGGTGGCCAGGAATGGAACGTGACGCTGAAAAACTTTGTAAATCGTGTCATGGTTGCCAGATCACTGGTAGGCCAAATCCGCCAGAACCAATTCGGAGCACTCAACTCCCAAGTGAACCATGGGAGGACAGAGCAGTAGACTTTTTGGGGCCGTTACCCCAAGGGGACATGGTGCTGGTTGTGGTCGATTATTATAGTCGGTACTATGAACTTGAGGTCATGAAGACTACTACCGCTGAGAAAACTATCAGGGTAATGAGAAACATATTTGCGCGTCACGGATTGCCAATGACTTTGTTTAGCGATAATGGACCGCAGTTCATATCAGATGCATTCAAGGAATACATGGCAGAGTGTGGTATTAGACATCATCTAGTCACTCCTAAATGGCCTCAGGCAAATGGTGAGGTTGAGCGTCAGAATGCGTCTCTTGTAAAGCGCATGAAATTAGCTCAAGCTGAAGGAGGGGACTGGAAACTTGAAGTGTTGAAGTATGTCGCGAGCTACAGGGCTAAAACTCATCCTTCCACTGGGAAGAGCCCTGCTGAACTATTATTTGGTCGGAAAATGCGCACTAAAATTCCGGAAGTTAGACCAGGCATTGGTGACGACCAGGATGTTCGCGATCGGGACTCAGAACAAAAAGGAAAGTCCAAGCTATACGCCGATGACCGCAGGAATGCACGCGAATCAGATATTCAATTAGGCGACTCAGTATTGCTGAGACGAGAACGACAAGGTAAATTGGATACGCCATTTTACCCACAACCTTACCAGGTTATTGACAAATCGGACAGTAGAGTTACTGTGGAATCGCCACAGGGAGCCAGATATGATCGTAACACCTCACACATTAAACGATACTATTCGCCTCCGGAGAACAACACACAAGACGTTGAAACTCCATCGTTCGAAACTGACGTCGAATTGGAAATTCCGGAAATCGTTGAAAAtccgataacactcgataagaACAATCATGAGGACGACAATAATCAGATGGAAACGCCATCATTCGAATCACGTCCAACTCGGGAACgtaaattgccgtctaagtttcaGGACTTTGTTATGGGTTAA
- the LOC135491311 gene encoding protein SSUH2 homolog isoform X3, with protein MAQQDPAYPPGDGPPPDLNQFQTYGGYEQVGGFGQMSAMPPPPPPPPPSGPPPHMEFAHVANLNQDEAREAMLAKVAENCCWGKKAAKDMTIAQIDGSTALHYILETYCEGRSTNYEHVPFHGQFIDGPENGPPPPPWAVEVHPDGMFNNHQKKVEVPHTAVVKPCHTCHATGCIRCRRCGGSGRNTCTRCGGHGRVMHHRDGGNHWGPCHRCHSSGRIRCYTCGGDGRVTCPSCKGHRQLKFYIALTVKFVNHTEDFIMEETDLPDELVRVVKGNLIFEQTMDQVWPVTAYPTKAINDNSIRLVEKHRRCFPSERQLQQRQTIRAIPVTECAYAWKDVNTRFWVYGLDRKVHSPDYPQQCCWGCQIL; from the exons TGTCAGCCATGcctcctccaccaccaccacctccaccaTCTGGACCCCCTCCTCACATGGAGTTTGCTCA TGTTGCCAATCTGAACCAGGATGAGGCAAGGGAAGCCATGTTGGCTAAGGTGGCTGAGAACTGCTGTTGGGGCAAAAAGGCAGCAAAGGACATGACAATCGCCCAAATAGATGGGTCAACGGCACTACAC TACATCCTAGAGACATACTGTGAAGGCCGCTCGACCAATTATGAACACGTTCCCTTCCATGGGCAGTTCATCGATGGGCCAGAGAATGGCCCCCCTCCGCCCCCATGGGCTGTCGAAGTTCATCCTGATGGCATGTTTAACAACCACCAGAAAAAGGTTGAGGTGCCTCATACTGCTGTAGTCAAG CCTTGTCATACCTGTCATGCAACAGGTTGTATCAGATGCCGCCGTTGTGGTGGAAGTGGACGTAACACCTGTACACGCTGTGGTGGCCATGGCCGTGTGATGCACCACCGCGATGGTGGGAACCACTGGGGGCCATGTCATCGTTGCCACAGCAGTGGAAGGATAAG ATGCTATACCTGTGGAGGTGATGGACGTGTAACGTGTCCTTCCTGTAAGGGCCATCGCCAACTTAAATTTTACATTGCTCTGACAGTCAAATT TGTCAATCACACTGAAGATTTCATCATGGAGGAGACAGACCTACCTGATGAGTTAGTGCGTGTTGTCAAGGGCAACCTCATCTTTGAACAGACTATGGACCAG GTTTGGCCTGTGACGGCATATCCGACCAAAGCAATCAATGATAATTCTATACGCCTTGTTGAGAAGCATCGAAGGTGTTTCCCTTCAGAACGGCAGCTGCAACAG CGTCAAACAATCAGAGCAATCCCTGTGACTGAATGTGCCTACGCCTGGAAGGATGTCAACACTCGCTTCTGGGTTTACGGGTTAGATAGAAAGGTGCACTCTCCAGATTATCCGCAGCAGTGCTGCTGGGGTTGCCAGATACTATAG